The genomic region CGATCGATCGACGACCACCTCGCCGAGAGCGGCAGGCTCGTCATTACGACGCCGAACGCGACGGCGGTCCACTGGACCGCGCTGCGCCTGCTGGACCAGGAGTTCGTCAACACTGATCACACGTGCTGGTTCGACGCGACCACGCTGACCCAACTCCTCGAGCGATACGGCTTCGAGCCGACCGAGATCACGTATGTCGGCGACTGTCGGCTCACACTCGAGGACCCGCTGCAGGCCGGCGGCTGGCTGTGCGAGCGCCTCCTGCCCGACCGCGTCGGGAAGAGCACGCTCGCCGTCGTCGCCACGCGCAGCGGCGAGTAACCGATTGCTTCGGAGAAACGATCGCCGACGGCAGTCGATGCCGCTCGTTTTCGGCCGCGTATTCCACAGCTGTTCGTTCTCGAGTGAGAACCGAACGGTCGCTGCCACCTCTTCTCGAGCGGAGTCGTCGCTGACCGCCCCCATCAGCGGAGTGTCGTAGCGAGTGCCAGAGAGAACGAGCGGTACAGCGAGGCGGGTCGTCGATATCTGTGTTCCGAGGTCTTCTCGTCCGGGTCAGATCAATCGTCGCTACAGAACACGAAGTTCGAATCCGGGCCGGTTACCGACGGAAGCCGGCCGCCGTTGCGAGCCGACCGAACCGGGCGCGGAGCCCGGACCCCGCGACCTCGCGCTCGCGAGCGACGTCCGCGAGGAGGTCGCCGACCCGGTCGCCGAGTTCGTCCCACCGATGCTGTCGGTCGACGAACGCGACGCCCCGTTCGCCCATCGAGCGGCGGCGGTCCGGGTCGGCGGCGAGTTCGCGCAGCGCCGTCGCGACGGCGTCCGGATCATTCTCGACGGCGAGCCCGGCACCGGATTCCTCAGTGACGGACTCGATCTCCGCGACGGCGCTCGCGACGTAGGGCGTTCCGACGGCCATCGTCTCGAGGAACTTCGTCGGGCGCGCGTAATCGAGCGCGTGCTCGGTCTTCAGCGGCACCAGACTGATCGCCGACGACGCGACCAGCGCCGGAATCTCCTCGCGAGGAACCGGCCCGTTGATCCGGACGCGGTCGTCGATAGCCAACCGCGAGCTGAGCGCCTCGAGTTCCGCCCGGCGTTCGCCGAAGCCGTAGACGACGAGGTCGTGCTCGATCTCGGCGCGTCGAAACCCGCGCAGGAACGGCTCGAAGGCCTGCCCCTCGCCTAACTTCCCCGTGTAGATGATCCGCGGCTCCTCGTCGGTCGCGATCGATGGGTCGAACAGGTCGTCGTCGACGCCGAACGGGACCGTCTCGATCCGCTCCTTGTCGATATCGTACTCCGCTTGGTACTGTGCTGCCATTGTCGGCGTGAGGGCGATGAGCCGGTCGCAGCGCTCGATCGCGACCCGCTCCATCCACCGCAGCAGCCGGTAGGCGAGCGACCGTTCGTCGGTGAACCCGAAATCGACCGCGTTCTCGAGCCAGCGGTCGTAGACATCGACGACGAGCCCGCGCCCGGTCGCCAGCGCCGCGAGGCCGGGCACGAGCGTCGTGTGCGGGCCGATCTGGACGACCACGCAGTCGTACTTGCGGCCATGGACGAGCACGTAGACGGTCGCGAGCACCGCGAAGATAACGTGGTTCAGGATCCGCTCGAGGTTCGTCCGGTCGTCGACGGGCTGATAGGTGAACAGCCGCGTGACGGGAACGCCGCCGATCCGATCGGTCGACCACGGGCGGTAGCGGCGCTCGAACTCCCCGACGGGGACGGACGGCTGGGGACAGACGACGCGGGATTCGACGGTCTCGGGCGTGTTCCGGAGGAGCTTCTCCCACCGGTGTGCGCCGGCCATCGACTCCGGCGGGAACAGTTGCGAGACGACCAAGACGGACGACTCGTCGGTATCGCCCTCGGCGTCCGAAGCGCTCTCGTCGCGGGCGCGGCTCCGACTCGAGGATGCTGTCGATGCTGACATGCGTAGTGAATCAGGGTTCGATTGGGTTCTCGACGCCGAACTGGAGCAGTTCGATGCCCGCATCGTCGAACCACGAGCGGTGCTCCTCGAGGGCGGCCACCGTCTCCTCGTGGGGGACCAGTTGGACGACCACGTCGGGCGACTCGCGCTCGAGGACCGAGCGCAACTCGTCGTAGGCCAGCGCGTCGACGTGGCGGTCGTAGTGGCGAACGCGGTAGCCGTCCTCGCGGACGTCAGTCACGATCTGCGATGCGGGGCTGTTCCGGCGGTCGTCGACGCCCGGTTTGTACGCGGCCCCGAGCGCGACGACCGTCGGGTCCGCGAGCGGGGCGAGCGTCCGGCGGATCTTGCGTGCAGCGACGGCCGGCATCTTGTCGTTGATCCGGCGCGCGGTCGTGATGAGGTTCGTGTGCTCCGGATCGACCTCGTTCAGGAACCACGGATCGATCGGGAGGCAGTGACCGCCGACGCCGATCCCCGGCCGAAGGATGTCGACCCGCGGGTGGTTGTTCGCGAGGTCGATCACCTCGCTCATGGCGACATCGAGTTCCTCCCCGATCAGGGCGAA from Natrinema versiforme harbors:
- a CDS encoding class I SAM-dependent methyltransferase: MEKTFERCIEAHVRDASVLDIGCVAHDSDKRHDEPWLHELVVRTADDAVGVDILEDELEALDDAGYDVAHGDAQALALEETFDVIVIGELIEHLVDFDGLLRSIDDHLAESGRLVITTPNATAVHWTALRLLDQEFVNTDHTCWFDATTLTQLLERYGFEPTEITYVGDCRLTLEDPLQAGGWLCERLLPDRVGKSTLAVVATRSGE
- a CDS encoding glycosyltransferase family 4 protein, whose translation is MSASTASSSRSRARDESASDAEGDTDESSVLVVSQLFPPESMAGAHRWEKLLRNTPETVESRVVCPQPSVPVGEFERRYRPWSTDRIGGVPVTRLFTYQPVDDRTNLERILNHVIFAVLATVYVLVHGRKYDCVVVQIGPHTTLVPGLAALATGRGLVVDVYDRWLENAVDFGFTDERSLAYRLLRWMERVAIERCDRLIALTPTMAAQYQAEYDIDKERIETVPFGVDDDLFDPSIATDEEPRIIYTGKLGEGQAFEPFLRGFRRAEIEHDLVVYGFGERRAELEALSSRLAIDDRVRINGPVPREEIPALVASSAISLVPLKTEHALDYARPTKFLETMAVGTPYVASAVAEIESVTEESGAGLAVENDPDAVATALRELAADPDRRRSMGERGVAFVDRQHRWDELGDRVGDLLADVAREREVAGSGLRARFGRLATAAGFRR